From Oncorhynchus tshawytscha isolate Ot180627B linkage group LG11, Otsh_v2.0, whole genome shotgun sequence, the proteins below share one genomic window:
- the ap4s1 gene encoding AP-4 complex subunit sigma-1 produces the protein MIKFLLMVNKQGQTRLSKYYEQVDIEKRPSLETDVVKRCLSRKKEECSFVEYKDFRLVYRQYAALFIVVGISDTENELSIYELVHNFVEVLDKYFSRVSELDIMFNLDKVHIIIDEIIQNGHIVETNKNRILAPLLALDKMAEAH, from the exons ATGATCAAGTTCCTTCTGATGGTTAACAAGCAGGGCCAGACCCGCCTGTCTAAGTATTATGAGCAGGTGGACATTGAGAAGAGGCCTTCTCTGGAGACTGATGTTGTCAAGAGATGCCTGTCACGCAAAAAAGAAGAG TGCTCTTTTGTGGAATACAAGGACTTCAGACTAGTGTATCGACAGTATGCTGCTCTCTTCATAGTTGTTGGTATCAGTGACACGGAG AATGAGCTGTCAATCTATGAGCTGGTACACAACTTTGTTGAGGTTCTTGACAAGTACTTTAGTCGTGTG AGTGAATTGGAT ATCATGTTCAACCTGGATAAAGTGCACATCATCATTGATGAGATTATCCAGAATGGACACATAGTGGAGACCAACAAGAACCGCATCCTGGCACCTCTACTTGCTCTGGACAAGATGGCTGAGGCACATTGA